In Desulfomonile tiedjei DSM 6799, a genomic segment contains:
- a CDS encoding transglutaminaseTgpA domain-containing protein gives MRSWLASLPFLSSFFGRKKEFPGGFFFVSIAPDRYRAFRWSLSAMVAVSIASTCIESGLHPLFLLLLPLIVLALLRRDYGSPFLVSERTGFVLFGIYLVLLVCFAVVFRGRLSLPSLIVHFSFGILMVRVLNVLTDRNVEQVFLLSLGLILINCIITNHILFGLLLPLYLFLFMTSLLLFHAARKGRLAQDDRVTGRREPENVPAGRLAKYTIVVVAGTLLSFVLLPRPFFSMPGFRMAMSGSGELSSMAQRISYREMMGMSDRQRIAFLVKLEGGTLSKEPYWRGRALEKFDGKNWTAAEGRKAAGRPVPVDYSIATVYQFIPYKLQTNTIYASGLPISAFGRMRHPLYIDPTGEILVDSPFLFSDSYEVTVLNRPFPMGRRSEIVNLDRTGITPKIAEFARQLSAGATLPSEKAKRLVSGLRDHFRYEFEPSPPPPDAHPIEHFLFQSRSGHCEYFAGALCLLLRAEGIPARVVEGFSGMERSSEPGEYTVRFAHAHAWVEAGLGDDQWTLLEPTPASRLETQSYLRQFATDLYDTIEKKWTKYVVYFDRGDQRRIYSVIQELFDSDIEFEEIRSILRPYFVVALCGAVGALSLFLGAYTVRRNRRPPSSVYLSAMQDLVRAGFLDKVHQWHELNAMEVSENAPHVAETLAEFMRTYFDERFGKKTFSIGRLEHARKKMVSDLKRISAKSVKMNAS, from the coding sequence ATGCGATCCTGGCTCGCTAGTCTTCCATTTTTGAGCAGTTTTTTCGGGAGAAAGAAAGAATTTCCCGGAGGCTTTTTTTTCGTCTCCATTGCTCCGGATCGGTATCGCGCTTTTCGATGGTCTCTGTCTGCTATGGTTGCAGTCTCCATCGCTTCTACGTGCATAGAGAGCGGACTTCACCCGCTCTTCCTCCTGTTGCTTCCGCTGATTGTTCTTGCACTGCTGCGACGCGATTACGGCTCACCTTTTCTCGTATCCGAACGGACCGGATTCGTTCTTTTTGGCATATATCTTGTACTCCTCGTGTGCTTCGCTGTTGTTTTTCGGGGTCGACTCTCACTCCCTTCTCTGATTGTTCATTTCTCTTTCGGAATCCTCATGGTCCGAGTGCTGAATGTCTTAACCGATCGTAATGTCGAGCAGGTGTTTCTTCTAAGTTTGGGACTGATACTCATCAACTGCATCATTACGAACCACATTTTGTTCGGTCTTCTGCTCCCTCTCTATCTGTTCTTGTTTATGACAAGTCTTCTGCTATTTCATGCGGCCCGAAAGGGTAGACTCGCTCAGGATGACCGGGTAACCGGAAGACGGGAACCTGAGAATGTTCCTGCAGGACGCCTGGCGAAGTACACGATTGTGGTGGTAGCCGGTACATTGTTGTCTTTTGTGCTTCTGCCGCGTCCGTTTTTTTCTATGCCGGGATTTAGAATGGCCATGTCGGGAAGCGGGGAATTGAGCAGCATGGCCCAACGGATTTCTTATCGGGAAATGATGGGCATGAGTGATAGGCAGCGTATTGCCTTTCTGGTGAAGCTCGAAGGGGGGACTCTTTCCAAAGAACCCTACTGGCGAGGAAGAGCCCTGGAGAAGTTTGACGGCAAGAATTGGACGGCTGCCGAGGGCAGGAAAGCAGCCGGCAGACCCGTACCTGTAGATTACTCTATTGCCACTGTCTATCAGTTCATCCCGTACAAGCTTCAGACAAATACCATTTATGCCAGCGGTCTTCCCATCAGTGCATTCGGTCGGATGCGGCACCCCCTGTACATAGATCCGACTGGAGAAATCCTCGTCGATTCTCCATTCCTATTCTCGGATTCCTATGAAGTTACTGTCCTGAACAGACCTTTTCCTATGGGTCGAAGATCCGAGATCGTTAATCTGGACAGGACGGGAATCACACCGAAAATTGCGGAATTTGCCCGGCAACTCTCTGCAGGAGCGACTCTGCCGTCCGAAAAAGCCAAGCGACTGGTTTCCGGTTTGAGGGACCATTTTCGGTATGAATTTGAGCCTTCTCCTCCACCTCCGGATGCTCATCCGATAGAACATTTCTTATTTCAGAGCCGCTCGGGACACTGTGAATATTTTGCAGGCGCGTTGTGCTTGCTTCTCAGGGCTGAAGGGATTCCTGCCCGCGTTGTAGAAGGCTTCTCCGGTATGGAACGCTCATCGGAACCCGGTGAATACACGGTACGATTCGCACATGCCCACGCATGGGTTGAAGCCGGTTTGGGAGACGACCAGTGGACGCTGCTCGAACCCACTCCTGCCTCTCGATTGGAAACACAGAGTTATCTTCGGCAGTTTGCAACGGATCTCTATGACACTATTGAGAAAAAGTGGACGAAATATGTGGTGTATTTCGACAGGGGAGATCAACGACGAATCTATTCGGTAATCCAGGAATTGTTCGATTCTGACATAGAATTCGAGGAGATCCGCTCAATTCTTCGGCCATATTTTGTTGTCGCGCTTTGCGGGGCGGTGGGGGCTTTATCTCTATTCCTGGGAGCGTACACGGTTCGCAGGAACCGTCGCCCACCTTCTTCAGTTTATCTTTCAGCTATGCAGGATCTCGTTCGGGCAGGCTTCCTGGATAAGGTGCACCAGTGGCACGAACTCAACGCTATGGAAGTCTCGGAAAACGCTCCACATGTTGCTGAAACGCTGGCGGAGTTTATGCGCACCTACTTTGACGAACGATTCGGCAAGAAAACCTTTTCCATCGGTCGCCTGGAACATGCCCGGAAAAAAATGGTCTCGGATCTCAAGAGAATATCAGCGAAATCTGTAAAGATGAACGCGTCGTGA